The following coding sequences lie in one Paraburkholderia largidicola genomic window:
- a CDS encoding lytic transglycosylase domain-containing protein — protein MKTQTTLMRFLLCTAAATLCGEATSADIYRSEGQDGTVRFASEKLDASYRLYLRDDSPSGSSASSKRNVSALSSSLGKESRTAFIEKLSSKYGVDPVLVQAIIDVESKGSSTAVSTKGASGAMQLMPATAAMYGVTNPADPAQNIDAGIRHLKRLLALYDGNVALSLAAYNAGEGAVAKHAARIPPYRETMLYVPAVLARMQAARNQSTR, from the coding sequence ATGAAAACGCAGACGACACTGATGCGATTTCTTCTTTGCACGGCGGCGGCCACGCTTTGCGGTGAGGCGACGAGTGCGGATATCTATAGGTCTGAAGGACAGGACGGAACCGTGCGCTTCGCTAGCGAAAAGCTGGACGCAAGCTATCGGCTTTATTTGCGTGACGATTCGCCATCCGGTTCATCCGCGTCATCGAAACGGAATGTTTCGGCGCTTTCCAGCAGTCTGGGCAAAGAATCGCGCACAGCGTTTATCGAAAAACTGTCGAGCAAGTACGGCGTCGATCCTGTGCTCGTCCAGGCGATCATCGACGTCGAGTCGAAGGGAAGTTCGACGGCAGTCTCGACTAAAGGCGCCAGTGGCGCGATGCAGCTGATGCCGGCGACAGCCGCGATGTACGGTGTGACCAACCCCGCTGATCCCGCACAAAACATCGATGCGGGCATCCGCCATCTGAAGCGTCTGCTCGCACTCTACGACGGAAACGTTGCGCTCAGCCTTGCGGCCTACAACGCGGGGGAAGGCGCCGTCGCCAAACATGCCGCGCGCATTCCACCTTATCGGGAAACCATGCTTTACGTGCCAGCGGTGCTCGCGCGTATGCAGGCCGCCCGCAACCAGTCGACGCGTTGA
- the gspG gene encoding type II secretion system major pseudopilin GspG produces MPTSHTQLKHPARGFTLLELLIVIVIIGMLAAYVGPKYFTQLGKSERTMAKAQISGLEKALDTFRLDVGRYPTTEEGLTALVTKPATVTQWNGPYLKKEVPLDPWGHPYQYQSPGANSEIDLRSYGKDGQPGGTGDNADISS; encoded by the coding sequence ATGCCTACTTCACACACACAACTCAAACACCCCGCCAGGGGATTCACGCTGCTTGAATTGCTGATCGTCATTGTGATCATTGGCATGCTTGCCGCCTATGTCGGTCCAAAGTACTTTACGCAGCTCGGTAAATCCGAACGCACGATGGCAAAAGCTCAAATCTCCGGGCTCGAGAAGGCGCTCGATACATTCCGGCTCGACGTAGGTCGCTATCCGACGACTGAAGAAGGTCTGACGGCGCTCGTCACCAAACCGGCCACGGTGACGCAATGGAATGGCCCCTACCTAAAAAAGGAAGTGCCGCTCGACCCTTGGGGACATCCGTATCAATACCAGTCGCCGGGTGCGAATAGCGAAATCGACCTGCGCTCCTATGGCAAGGACGGACAGCCCGGAGGAACGGGCGACAACGCCGACATCAGCAGCTAA
- a CDS encoding type II secretion system protein has product MRHPHSREDGFTYLGALILVAIISVTATATLKLGAAMQRRAAEEQLLAIGGEFRDAFVSYANATPPGQPRTPQSLEDLLKDPRFPVVRRHLRRVYVDPISGKPEWGTIPAQPGPGIMGVYSLADGTPIKVGQFEMRFQEFEGKTSYQDWVFMPPPETIVPMPAGKAAGAVNGTGPAIGLTN; this is encoded by the coding sequence ATGCGTCATCCACACTCACGCGAGGACGGCTTTACGTATCTGGGCGCGCTGATTCTCGTCGCGATCATCAGCGTGACTGCGACGGCGACACTGAAGCTCGGTGCCGCCATGCAGCGCCGCGCGGCTGAAGAACAACTGCTCGCGATTGGCGGCGAGTTTCGCGACGCATTCGTGAGCTATGCGAACGCGACGCCGCCAGGACAACCGCGCACGCCGCAGAGCCTGGAAGATTTGCTGAAGGACCCGCGCTTTCCTGTTGTGCGGCGTCATCTGCGCCGGGTCTACGTCGATCCGATCAGCGGCAAGCCGGAGTGGGGCACGATTCCGGCGCAACCGGGGCCAGGCATCATGGGTGTGTACAGCCTGGCCGACGGAACGCCCATCAAGGTGGGTCAGTTCGAGATGCGCTTCCAGGAGTTCGAAGGCAAGACTTCGTATCAGGACTGGGTCTTCATGCCGCCGCCTGAGACGATTGTTCCAATGCCGGCGGGAAAAGCGGCGGGCGCGGTGAATGGTACCGGCCCGGCCATTGGCTTGACGAATTGA
- a CDS encoding type II secretion system protein: MNRLRAHSARRKTARGFTLIELLVVLAIVSLLLTLAVPRYFHSVDTARETVLIENLSIARETIDKFFEDTGRYPDSLEELVEKKYLRALPFDPIVNSSTGWTIVPPDDTSKGRVYDLHSAAQGTGRTNVPYSAR; the protein is encoded by the coding sequence ATGAACAGGCTACGCGCCCACTCCGCAAGGCGAAAAACAGCACGGGGTTTCACGCTCATCGAACTACTTGTCGTTCTGGCGATCGTTTCTCTGCTTTTGACGCTGGCCGTGCCCAGGTATTTCCATAGCGTCGACACGGCGCGCGAGACTGTTTTGATCGAGAACCTGTCTATCGCACGCGAAACGATTGACAAGTTCTTCGAAGACACCGGACGCTATCCGGACTCGCTTGAAGAACTGGTGGAGAAAAAGTATTTGCGGGCGCTGCCGTTCGACCCGATCGTCAACAGTTCGACAGGCTGGACCATCGTTCCCCCCGACGACACGAGCAAGGGCCGGGTGTACGACCTGCATAGCGCAGCGCAAGGCACGGGCAGAACGAATGTTCCCTATTCTGCGCGATAG
- a CDS encoding secretin N-terminal domain-containing protein: MFLAGCAADTAFREGNALVAQGKVEEGMAKFQEALSYNPRAVEYKMAYLQTREHAVTSYIEQGDSAARDGKRDTAEALYKRAVAIDPTNERARAGLRAIEVAQRDARTNGSSSAALEKEVALTTRRDNDARNSGAQPANMLSAAYRQPISIEFKDVTLRQVFEVISRSANLNFLFDKDVRTDQKVTVYLKNSTIESAVYHTLLTNQLEQRVLNENTVLIYPNTPSKLKDYQEMMVRVFYLTNADAKIVANTLKTILKARDVVVDEKLNMLIVRDTPDAIALAARLIGLQDVPEPEVMLEVEILEVKRNKLLELGIAWPDSLTLTPLPPTALGVLTLHDLVHTTASTLGAGIGPVTINAKNTEGDAKILANPRIRARNHEKAKILIGDRVPLITTTSTATGFASESINYIDVGLKLDVESSVHLDNDVAIKVALEVSNIVSQFTTKSGSVAYQIGTRNASTVLRLKDGETQVLAGLINDQDRRDSRKIPGLGNLPVLGRLFGSTADDNQKTEIVLSITPHLIRNIERAEMRYSEFSSGTEDSPRIRPEGLNVPAAPSPLIALKGTSSSPAVPVAADAPAMTTGTPAAAAAPAPAAAAAPAASPGAGAQGGAQLKWEGAQQLKVGDTFTLQLEMQSGQPVTSLPLAITYDDTILQPSGVTEGSFLKQGGAQTSFTSKIDTGGRYSLQVRATTRAAPLAARISRASISAPLRRRIRPRSSC; the protein is encoded by the coding sequence TTGTTTCTGGCCGGCTGCGCGGCCGATACCGCTTTCCGCGAAGGCAACGCGCTGGTGGCGCAGGGCAAGGTCGAAGAAGGCATGGCCAAGTTTCAGGAAGCCTTGTCTTATAACCCGCGCGCGGTCGAATACAAGATGGCCTACTTGCAGACTCGCGAACACGCCGTTACCAGCTATATCGAACAGGGCGACAGCGCGGCTCGCGATGGCAAGCGCGACACCGCGGAAGCGCTTTACAAGCGTGCAGTGGCGATCGATCCAACCAATGAACGCGCGCGCGCCGGCTTGCGCGCGATCGAGGTGGCCCAGCGCGATGCCCGCACGAACGGTTCGTCTAGCGCGGCGCTCGAAAAAGAAGTCGCGCTCACGACACGCCGCGACAACGATGCCCGCAATAGCGGGGCCCAGCCTGCCAACATGCTATCGGCCGCATACAGGCAGCCCATTTCAATCGAGTTCAAGGACGTGACGTTGAGGCAGGTGTTCGAGGTCATCTCGCGTTCGGCTAACCTCAACTTCCTGTTCGATAAAGATGTGCGCACCGATCAGAAGGTGACGGTCTACCTGAAAAACAGCACGATCGAATCGGCGGTGTATCACACGCTACTGACTAATCAGCTCGAACAGCGCGTCCTGAATGAAAACACGGTCTTGATCTATCCCAACACGCCCAGCAAGCTGAAGGACTATCAGGAAATGATGGTGCGCGTGTTCTACCTGACCAACGCCGATGCGAAGATCGTCGCCAACACGCTAAAGACGATACTCAAGGCGCGTGACGTGGTGGTCGACGAAAAGCTCAACATGCTGATCGTCCGCGATACCCCTGATGCAATCGCACTGGCCGCCAGGCTGATCGGCCTGCAGGATGTGCCGGAGCCGGAAGTCATGCTCGAAGTCGAAATTCTGGAAGTGAAGCGCAACAAGCTGCTGGAGCTTGGCATCGCCTGGCCGGACAGCCTGACCTTGACGCCGCTGCCTCCTACCGCACTCGGTGTGCTCACGTTGCACGACCTCGTGCATACGACCGCTTCCACACTCGGCGCGGGAATCGGGCCCGTCACGATCAATGCGAAGAATACCGAAGGCGACGCAAAGATTCTGGCGAATCCACGCATCAGGGCGCGCAATCACGAGAAAGCGAAGATCCTGATCGGCGACCGGGTGCCGCTGATTACGACGACGTCGACCGCAACGGGATTTGCATCTGAATCGATCAACTATATCGACGTGGGCCTGAAGCTCGACGTCGAGTCGTCGGTGCACCTGGACAACGATGTTGCGATCAAGGTCGCATTGGAAGTGAGCAATATCGTCAGCCAGTTTACGACCAAGTCCGGTTCGGTTGCGTATCAGATCGGCACCCGCAACGCGAGCACGGTCTTGCGGCTGAAGGATGGCGAGACCCAGGTATTGGCGGGCCTGATCAACGATCAGGACCGGCGCGATTCGCGCAAGATACCGGGTCTGGGCAATCTGCCCGTGCTGGGGCGCCTGTTCGGCAGCACCGCTGACGACAATCAGAAAACCGAAATCGTGCTGTCGATTACACCGCACCTGATTCGCAATATCGAGCGCGCGGAGATGCGGTATTCGGAGTTCTCGTCGGGAACGGAAGACAGCCCGCGCATTCGTCCCGAAGGGCTGAACGTGCCCGCCGCGCCTTCGCCATTGATCGCGTTGAAGGGCACGTCGTCGTCGCCTGCAGTGCCGGTAGCGGCTGACGCTCCCGCCATGACGACTGGCACACCTGCCGCTGCTGCTGCTCCTGCTCCTGCTGCCGCTGCTGCCCCTGCGGCATCGCCTGGCGCGGGCGCACAAGGCGGTGCGCAGTTGAAATGGGAAGGGGCTCAACAGCTGAAAGTAGGCGACACGTTCACGCTGCAACTTGAGATGCAATCGGGACAGCCCGTGACGAGCCTGCCGCTCGCCATCACGTATGACGACACGATCCTTCAACCCAGCGGCGTAACGGAAGGCAGCTTCCTGAAGCAGGGCGGCGCGCAGACCAGTTTCACCAGCAAGATCGATACGGGGGGCAGATACTCATTACAGGTACGCGCAACGACAAGGGCGGCGCCACTGGCAGCGCGAATTTCGCGAGCATCAATTTCCGCTCCATTGCGCCGGCGAATTCGTCCGCGATCCAGTTGCTGA
- a CDS encoding type II secretion system protein, translating to MLVTLAILGALASVVLPLAQVQMQRNREHALRQSLLEVRHAIDSYKRASDEGRISKPPGASGYPKDLDVLVEGVVDQRSPTRAKMFFLRRVPRDPFANEVSGRDSDSWGKRSYESEADDPREGDDVFDVYSKSDQAGLNGVPYRQW from the coding sequence ATGCTGGTCACGCTCGCGATACTCGGTGCGCTGGCGTCCGTCGTGCTGCCGCTCGCGCAAGTACAAATGCAGCGCAATCGTGAGCATGCATTGCGGCAATCGCTGCTTGAAGTTCGACACGCGATCGATTCATACAAACGCGCTAGCGACGAAGGACGCATTTCGAAGCCGCCTGGCGCGTCGGGCTATCCGAAAGATCTCGATGTATTGGTCGAAGGTGTGGTCGACCAGCGAAGTCCTACGCGCGCGAAGATGTTCTTTTTGCGCCGGGTGCCGCGCGATCCGTTCGCAAACGAAGTGAGCGGGCGCGATTCGGATTCCTGGGGCAAGCGCAGTTACGAGAGCGAGGCCGACGATCCGCGCGAAGGCGACGATGTTTTCGACGTCTACTCAAAATCGGATCAGGCCGGCCTCAACGGTGTTCCATACAGGCAATGGTGA